The sequence CTCTTTCCTGTCCCGTTACCCACTACCTCCCCCTCTACCAGAATTTCGACGGTAAATTGCTTGCTGTGGTCAGGGCCAGCAGTTTCCACCAGACGGTAAACTGGCGTTGGCCTCTTCTGTCCCTGGACGAGCTCCTGCACCAATGCCTTGTAATTTGGTGTCCTCTTTCCGGCTTTTATTTTA is a genomic window of Dehalococcoidia bacterium containing:
- a CDS encoding putative dsRNA-binding protein codes for the protein KIKAGKRTPNYKALVQELVQGQKRPTPVYRLVETAGPDHSKQFTVEILVEGEVVGNGTGKSKKAAENQAARAAWEKLRCSHG